From Parus major isolate Abel chromosome 1A, Parus_major1.1, whole genome shotgun sequence, the proteins below share one genomic window:
- the FGL2 gene encoding fibroleukin: MKLLIYIVLLKSALLALTNVLAVILEEEENAKEAKLTETCPIKLKTNRKCDEGEDCPYQISLPPMTIQIPKEFKLLEKTLKEVQTLKESVNKLKKCCQDCKLQADDNQERDRSNEFLLPNTAENSESQDNRVKELQSKVNRMATSLKNAKSQIQTLQGRLEKLSLINMNNVEHYVDSKVANLTFAVNNLDNKCSSKCPAMQARPVIQIMQRDCADHYTAGRRSNGIYRISPDPRNESFEVYCDMQTQGGGWTMLQRRQDGSTNFNRTWNDYKHGFGNLSREFWLGNDKIHLLTRSQEMQLRIDLEDFNGIREYAKYDHFYVANEYLKYRLSVHGYSGTAGDALHYSRHYNHDQKFFTTPDKDNDRYPSGNCGAYYSSGWWFDACLSANLNGKYYHKKYKGVRNGIFWGTWHGISDDIPTGYRQPFKSVKIMIRPKSFVQ; the protein is encoded by the exons ATGAAGCTCCTCATTTACATAGTCTTACTGAAGTCAGCTCTCCTTGCTTTAACAAATGTTTTGGCAGTTATTttagaagaggaagagaatgcTAAAGAAGCAAAACTTACTGAGACTTGTCCCATAAAGCTCAAAACTAATCGGAAATGTGATGAAGGAGAGGATTGTCCTTATCAGATAAGTTTGCCTCCGATGACCATCCAGATACCCAAAGAATTCAAACTGCTTGAGAAGACTCTCAAAGAAGTACAGACCCTTAAGGAATCAGTAAACAAGCTGAAGAAATGCTGCCAAGATTGCAAGCTGCAAGCAGATGACAACCAAGAAAGAGACAGGAGCAATGAATTTCTGCTACCTAACACTGCAGAGAACAGCGAAAGCCAAGATAACAGAGTAAAGGAACTGCAAAGCAAAGTTAACAGAATGGCAACCAgcttaaaaaatgcaaagagcCAGATTCAGACACTGCAGGGTCGTTTAGAGAAGCTGAGCCTCATAAACATGAACAATGTGGAACATTATGTTGACAGCAAAGTTGCAAATTTGACATTTGCTGTGAACAACCTGGATAACAAATGTTCTTCTAAGTGTCCAGCAATGCAAGCAAGACCTG TTATACAAATAATGCAGAGAGACTGTGCTGACCACTAcacagcagggagaaggagtAATGGAATCTACAGGATTAGCCCTGATCCCAGAAACGAGAGCTTTGAAGTTTACTGTGATATGCAAACACAAGGAGGCGGCTGGACAATGCTGCAGCGGCGTCAGGATGGCAGCACTAACTTCAACAGAACCTGGAATGACTACAAACATGGCTTTGGAAACCTCAGCAGGGAGTTTTGGCTAGGCAATGACAAAATTCACCTCCTGACAAGGAGCCAGGAAATGCAACTGAGAATTGATCTTGAAGATTTCAATGGAATCAGAGAGTATGCAAAATACGACCACTTCTACGTGGCCAACGAGTACCTCAAGTACCGTCTCAGCGTCCACGGCTACAGCGGCACAGCAGGAGATGCTCTCCACTACAGCAGGCACTACAACCACGACCAGAAGTTCTTTACAACCCCAGACAAGGACAATGACAGGTATCCCTCAGGAAACTGTGGTGCATACTACAGCTCTGGCTGGTGGTTTGATGCCTGCTTGTCAGCCAATCTCAATGGCAAGTACTACCACAAGAAATACAAGGGTGTTCGCAATGGCATTTTCTGGGGTACGTGGCATGGTATTTCTGATGATATTCCCACTGGATATAGGCAACCTTTTAAATCAGTAAAGATCATGATCAGACCCAAAAGTTTTGTGCAGTAA